In the Podospora bellae-mahoneyi strain CBS 112042 chromosome 4, whole genome shotgun sequence genome, one interval contains:
- the BAT2 gene encoding branched-chain-amino-acid transaminase bat2 (EggNog:ENOG503NVAG; COG:E), which yields MMRRLLPRCAPRAAFNAQRSAGLGAAIQAQSAVQRRQYSINPQSSTSQLLDIDPSKLVVEKTSKPKDLLPSKDLVFGRNFTDHMLTIEWTQESGWSAPKILPYQNLSLDPATCVFHYAFECFEGMKAYKDTKGQIRLFRPDKNMARFNKSAARIALPTFSPEALTSLIAQFAKLESRFIPSERGYSLYLRPTMIGTQKTLGVGPPGSALLYVIASPVGPYYPTGFKAVSLEATDYAVRAWPGGVGDKKLGANYAPCIVPQKEAMSRGFQQNLWLFGEEEYVTEVGTMNFFVAIKNKQTGQKELITAPLDGTILEGVTRDSVLALARERLAPEGWKIEERKYTMGELAEASAEGRLIEAFGAGTAAIVSPVRAISWKGQLVNCGLKDNEESGEIAMKMKEWMEARQYGDEESDWSYVC from the exons ATGATGCGCCGCCTTCTCCCAAGATGCGCTCCCAGGGCAGCCTTCAACGCCCAGCGCTCCGCAGGCCTGGGTGCTGCTATCCAAGCCCAGTCTGCTGTCCAGCGTCGTCAATATAGCATCAACCCCcagtcctccacctcccagctcctcgacatcgACCCCTCCAAGCTCGTCGTTGAGAAGACCTCCAAGCCTaaggacctcctcccctccaaagATCTCGTCTTTGGCCGCAACTTCACCG ACCACATGCTCACCATAGAATGGACCCAAGAATCCGGCTGGTCCGCCCCCAAAATCCTCCCCTACCAAAACCTTTCCCTCGACCCCGCCACCTGCGTCTTCCACTACGCCTTCGAATGCTTCGAAGGCATGAAAGCCTACAAAGACACCAAAGGCCAAATCCGCCTCTTCCGCCCAGACAAAAACATGGCCCGCTTCAACAAATCCGCCGCCCGCATCGCCCTCCCAACCTTTTCCCCTGAagccctcacctccctcatcgcccaGTTTGCCAAGCTCGAATCAAGGTTCATCCCCTCGGAACGCGGCTACTCGCTCTACCTCAGACCAACCATGATCGGCACCCAAAAAACCCTCGGCGTCGGCCCCCCTGGCTCCGCCTTGCTCTACGTCATCGCCTCCCCCGTTGGCCCTTATTACCCAACCGGCTTCAAGGCCGTCAGTCTCGAAGCAACCGATTACGCCGTCCGCGCCTGGCCAGGAGGTGTGGGCGACAAGAAGCTCGGCGCCAACTACGCGCCTTGCATCGTGCCGCAGAAGGAGGCCATGTCCCGGGGCTTTCAGCAGAATCTCtggttgtttggggaggaggagtacgTCACCGAGGTCGGCACGATGAACTTTTTCGTCGCgatcaagaacaagcagaCCGGTCAGAAGGAGCTCATCACCGCTCCGCTGGACGGTACTATTCTCGAGGGCGTGACAAGAGATAGTGTTCTTgcgctggcgagggagagaCTGGCGCCGGAAGGGTggaagattgaggagagAAAGTACACCATGGGCGAGCTTGCTGAGGCGTCTGCTGAAGGGAGATTGATTGAGGCTTTTGGCGCGGGAACTGCGGCGATTGTGTCTCCTGTCAGGGCGATCAGCTGGAAGGGACAGCTGGTCAACTGTGGGTTGAAGGATAATGAGGAGAGCGGGGAGATTGccatgaagatgaaggagtGGATGGAGGCGAGGCAgtatggtgatgaggagagtGATTGGAGCTATGTCTGCTAG
- the SIR2 gene encoding NAD-dependent histone deacetylase sir2 (EggNog:ENOG503NU55; COG:B; COG:K) — MEATSRTALSDGGGQKKKVKGRSKSPKSPTTTTTTSNGASSEIARKSSTRVRNVVDYDEKRAFVGLDSDPVVPPPPPRRQSPPSAHQNGSNGSAAVKTAHNSGNGSGLTELEERVQDLGDSWETESLLNDILGDVHEDRFFTDDAEACTPEEAIQYRQMLRALGPEIFVQRTVDAGRITAKKLLTAFGVRPPDFLEGQDDDAYFSLLSYAFTRELKKRAKLTRYNTVDDAVALLKEKKNIIVLTGAGISTSLGIPDFRSAGTGLYSKLAHLGLNDPQEVFDLSVFRQDPTIFYSVAKDILPSEDRYTPTHQFIRMLQERGKLLTNYTQNIDNLESKAGILPEKLVQCHGSFATASCVKCGEKVVGDSIFAEIKAGKIPRCRKCPSGQSRSQSRKRKTANSSNSKRRRDFDRDSNSDSEFDLVSSSAGVMKPDIIFFGEPLPDEFSQRLTQHDVDRVDLVIVIGTSLKVAPVSEVVPYLPSHIPQIYISREAIGHNNFDIDLLGDCDVVVAELCRRAGWELGHEMVPEGQVVEVKAVEGWGSRWVFKEVKEGDKEDGVKDGVKDEMKKNGESGKEKRGKNGGGGKK; from the exons ATGGAGGCCACAAGTCGCACCGCCCTCTCTGATGGCGGCGGTCAGAAAAAGAAGGTCAAGGGTCGCAGCAAGTCGCCCAAgtcgcccaccaccaccaccaccacttccaacGGCGCATCATCTGAAATCGCCAGAAAGTCGAGCACTCGTGTCAGGAATGTTGTCGACTACGACGAAAAGAGGGCTTTTGTCGGCTTAGACAGCGATCCTGTtgtcccccctcctcctccccgccggcAGTCCCCCCCCTCTGCTCACCAGAatggcagcaacggcagcgcTGCTGTCAAGACTGCTCACAACTCTGGCAACGGCAGTGGCCTCACTGAGCTCGAGGAGCGCGTCCAGGATTTGGGCGACTCGTGGGAGACGGAGTCTCTGCTGAACGACATTCTTGGCGATGTTCACGAGGATAGGTTCTTCACCGATG ACGCCGAAGCCTGCACCCCAGAAGAGGCAATCCAATACCGCCAGATGCTCCGCGCTTTGGGTCCTGAGATCTTTGTCCAGCGCACCGTCGATGCCGGCCGCATCACAGCCAAGAAGCTTCTCACAGCTTTTGGCGTCCGCCCACCGGACTTTTTGGAAGGCCAAGACGACGATGCCTACTTTTCTCTCCTGAGCTATGCGTTCACGAGGGAGCTCAAAAAGCGCGCCAAACTGACACGGTACAACACGGTCGACGACGCcgtcgccctcctcaaagaaaagaagaacatcatcgtcctcaCGGGCGCGGGCATCTCCACCTCGCTCGGCATCCCCGACTTCCGCTCGGCCGGCACGGGCCTCTACAGCAAACTCGCCCATTTGGGACTGAACGATCCGCAGGAAGTGTTTGATCTGTCGGTCTTTAGACAAGACCCGACGATTTTTTACTCGGTGGCGAAGGATATCCTGCCGAGCGAGGACCGGTACACGCCGACGCATCAGTTTATCAGGATGCTTCAGGAGCGGGGGAAGCTGTTGACGAATTACACGCAGAACATTGACAACTTGGAGTCCAAGGCGGGGATTTTGCCCGAGAAGCTGGTTCAGTGTCATGGGAGTTTTGCCACGGCGAGTTGTGTCAAGTgtggggagaaggttgtGGGCGACAGTATTTTTGCGGAGATCAAGGCGGGGAAGATTCCTCGGTGCAGGAAGTGTCCTTCTGGGCAGTCTCGATCTCAATCACGAAAGAGAAAGACGGCCAACTCTTCCAACTCGAAACGGCGCCGGGATTTCGACCGGGACAGCAATTCCGACTCGGAATTTGATCTTGTCTCTTCATCAGCGGGGGTGATGAAGCCGgatattatttttttcgGGGAGCCGCTCCCGGATGAGTTTAGTCAGAGGCTGACGCAGCACGATGTCGACAGGGTGGACTTGGTGATTGTCATTGGGACGAGCTTGAAGGTTGCGCCGGTGAGCGAGGTGGTGCCGTACCTGCCGAGCCACATACCGCAGATTTACATCAGTCGGGAGGCGATTGGGCACAATAATTTTGACATTGACTTGTTGGGGGAttgtgatgttgttgtggcgGAGCTGTGCAGGAGGGCggggtgggagttggggcaTGAGATGGTGCCGGAGGGgcaggtggttgaggttaaggctgtggagggatgggggagcaGGTGGGTTTTTAAGGAGGTGAAGGAAGGGGAtaaggaggatggggtgaaGGATGGGGTgaaggatgagatgaagaagaatggggagagtgggaaggagaagagggggaagaatGGCGGCGGGGGAAAGAAGTAA
- a CDS encoding hypothetical protein (EggNog:ENOG503P5DC; COG:S) produces the protein MSALRTTLLPLTRRAAGLATTTSKRAFSATAAKKGGHSPQYDPPTGWLFGVKPGEKYVNEGWENLYFYGFLGSFVVFGVAYAWKPDTSIQTWALEEARRRLEAEGILEDPDHKKN, from the exons ATGTCAGCTCTtcgcaccaccctcctccccctgacCCGCAGGGCGGCGGGATTGGCGACGACTACAAGCAAGCGGGCGTTCTCCGCGACGGCGGCAAAGAAGGGGGGCCACAGCCCCCAGTACGACCCGCCGACGGGGTGGCTTTTCGGTGTGAAGCCTGGGGAGAAGTATGTCAACGAGGGGTGGGAGAATCTGTACTTTTATGGGTTTTTGGGGAgttttgttgttttcggGGTTGCTTATGCTTGGAAGCCCGATACCTC CATCCAAACCTGGGCTCTCGAagaggcgaggaggagattagAAGCCGAGGGCATCCTTGAGGATCCCGACCACAAGAAGAACTAG
- a CDS encoding hypothetical protein (EggNog:ENOG503NU0D; COG:J): protein MSDVQGRGIGRRGRGRGGHGRGGFEDKGGRGGGGFGDRGGRGGGGGGGGGRGGNGDQGGRGDPRGGFRGGRGGFNDRGRRGGGGYGGGRGGGGGGGGGGGGGGYAGGPDVYTGPNNVIPPPNPDITALEDRVVQQQNSALGQLSKLSLNDGSSFFPHRPGFGTGGAPVVLWANYFELNVNTASLFSYNVLVAPEESSEKKEAEPSSAKGKGKGKPKESKTKEAKGTKLAKIIKAALDTLPPTVVVATELKMSVVSKAKLPLPPNSVITVGIPRSNGGEERWDIKFNDPVSLDIGRLKQYIENFEDKGNESVFPKFAAEADALGVVLGHTARSNPNTAAVGKSRFFAFDANRSEVGPVSPGSMIDILRGYVQSVRLATGRLLLNVNVTHGVFRSPMPLPDLFQRVGNLNMNTLKRLHGLLAKSRIQCRVPTEKPGEWVKVERSMAGFGGVRDGSGEERRPEFLEPNEYFGKPTNVKFFLRSPKEPRPAPKGLKYDTMVLVSDYHIAKYSDSHGVRKVETFPLINAGSPARPIYLLAEWCSLLPGQPIKAKLSASESQSMIQFACRKPFLNAVSVTTNARAVLALDNNKLLDKFGVSVDKQLITVKGRMLPPPAMAYPKENLVEIIKPQDGGWLLKGVRVSKPGRMIKNWTLLEVQGQADQHVKATMGQFAVFMAQSMGMAINKNATPASGYEVASMGEQDLRAAFQGMKPKPDLVIVVLGDQNANVYNTVKKLGDVEFGIHTVCVVRNKITNNKGYFTNVALKVNLKFGGVNHKLQNAHPLLKGGKTMVVGYDVTHPTNLPTGGGENAPSLVGLVASIDSDLGQWPAIAWQNPARVEQLDVKLVENFKSRLRLWQKHNGAKLPENILIYRDGVSEGQFNMVLTSELPHIRTACSQMYGKQQPRITLIVSVKRHQTRFYPTDPQQTHVRSKSPKEGTVVDRGVTNVRYWDFFLQAHASLQGTARPAHYTVLIDEIFRPSYGAQAANNLEQVTHDMCYLYGRATKAVSICPPAFYADLVCDRARIHKHELFDDSSTIASGARNTVGSRKVHPSLENSMYYI from the exons ATGTCCGACGTTCAGGGTCGTGGCATAGGCCGCCGGGGACGTGGCCGCGGGGGACATGGCCGCGGTGGGTTTGAAGATaaaggcggccgaggcggaggtggttttggggatagaggcggccgtggcggtggaggaggcggtggtggaggccgCGGTGGCAATGGTGATCAAGGCGGTCGTGGTGACCCCCGCGGCGGCTTCCGAGGTGGTCGTGGCGGCTTCAATGATCGTGGGCgcagaggtggaggtggctatggtggaggtcgaggaggaggaggaggaggaggaggtggtggtggtggtggtggttatgcTGGTGGTCCAGATGTTTACAC AGGACCAAACAACGTCATCCCCCCGCCAAATCCCGATATCACAGCTCTGGAAGACCGCGTCGTCCAGCAACAAAACTCTGCGTTGGGACAGTTGAGCAAGCTTTCCCTCAATGATGGGTCCAGCTTTTTCCCACACCGGCCTGGCTTTGGCACTGGTGGTGCTCCGGTTGTACTGTGGGCCAACTACTTTGAACTGAACGTCAACACAGCCTCACTATTCAGTTACAATGTGCTGGTGGCCCCGGAGGAATCTAGCGAGAAGAAAGAGGCCGAACCGAGCTCTGCtaagggcaagggcaagggaaagCCCAAGGAGTCCAAGACCAAAGAAGCCAAGGGTACCAAACTTGCCAAGATCATCAAGGCTGCGCTCGACACACTCCCGCCTACCGTCGTTGTTGCAACCGAGCTGAAGATGAGCGTCGTCTCCAAGGCGAAGCTTCCTCTGCCCCCCAACTCAGTTATTACTGTGGGCATCCCCAGGTccaatggtggtgaggagcgCTGGGATATTAAGTTCAACGACCCTGTCTCGCTAGATATTGGACGCCTCAAGCAGTACATTGAGAACTTTGAAGACAAGGGTAACGAGTCTGTCTTTCCCAAGTTCGCGGCCGAAGCTGATGCGCTGGGCGTTGTGCTCGGCCACACCGCACGaagcaaccccaacaccgcTGCCGTTGGCAAGAGTCGCTTTTTTGCTTTCGACGCCAATCGTTCCGAAGTCGGCCCCGTATCGCCAGGCAGTATGATCGATATCCTTCGCGGTTACGTTCAGAGTGTGCGGTTGGCCACCGGTCGTCTGCTTTTGAACGTCAACGTTACCCACGGTGTCTTCCGGTCGCCGATGCCCTTGCCTGACCTGTTTCAGAGGGTTGGTAACCTCAACATGAATACACTCAAGCGCTTGCATGGGCTCTTGGCCAAATCGAGAATCCAGTGCCGGGTTCCCACCGAGAAACCTGGTGAGTGGGTGAAGGTTGAGCGCTCTATGGCAGGATTCGGCGGGGTTAGAGATGGCAGCGGCGAGGAACGGAGGCCCGAGTTTTTGGAACCCAACGAGTACTTCGGCAAGCCTACCAACGTCAAGTTTTTTCTTCGATCGCCCAAAGAGCCGAGACCGGCACCCAAGGGGCTCAAGTATGACACCATGGTATTGGTGTCTGACTATCACATTGCCAAATACAGCGACTCCCACGGGGTGCGCAAGGTCGAGACTTTCCCATTGATCAACGCGGGCAGTCCAGCTAGGCCCATTTACCTGCTGGCTGAGTGGTGCTCCCTTTTACCGGGACAGCCTATCAAGGCTAAGCTCAGTGCCAGCGAGTCTCAGAGCATGATACAGTTTGCATGCCGAAAGCCATTCTTGAACGCTGTATCCGTTACCACCAATGCCAGAGCTGTTCTTGCActggacaacaacaaactcctGGATAAGTTCGGAGTGAGTGTCGATAAGCAGCTCATCACAGTCAAGGGTCGTATGCTTCCACCCCCGGCCATGGCGTACCCCAAGGAGAATTTGGTGGAGATAATCAAGCCCCAAGATGGCGGCTGGCTGCTCAAGGGTGTCAGGGTTTCAAAGCCTGGTAGGATGATCAAGAACTGGACGCTCTTGGAAGTACAAGGCCAGGCTGATCAGCATGTCAAGGCCACCATGGGCCAGTTTGCGGTATTCATGGCGCAGAGCATGGGCATGGCTATCAATAAGAATGCCACACCGGCAAGTGGCTATGAGGTCGCTTCCATGGGTGAGCAAGACTTGAGAGCCGCTTTTCAGGGGATGAAGCCCAAGCCCGATCTGGTGATCGTTGTGCTTGGCGACCAGAACGCCAACGTATACAACACGGTGAAGAAGCTAGGCGATGTCGAGTTCGGCATTCATACGGTGTGCGTGGTGAGGAACAAGATAACGAACAATAAGGGATACTTTACCAACGTCGCGCTCAAGGTCAACCTCAAGTTTGGCGGCGTCAACCACAAACTGCAGAACGCTCATCCTCTGCTGAAGGGTGGCAAGaccatggtggtgggttaCGATGTGACACATCCTACCAATCTTCCAacaggtggtggagagaacGCGCCCAGTCTGGTCGGTCTTGTAGCCAGCATCGACTCGGATCTCGGACAGTGGCCTGCTATCGCTTGGCAGAACCCGGCTCGTGTGGAGCAGCTTGACGTCAAGCTGGTTGAGAACTTCAAGTCTCGGCTGCGTCTGTGGCAGAAGCACAACGGTGCCAAACTACCTGAAAATATCCTCATTTACCGCGATGGTGTAAGTGAAGGGCAGTTCAACATGGTTCTGACGTCAGAGCTGCCGCACATCCGGACGGCTTGTAGCCAGATGTATGGCAAGCAGCAACCACGCATCACCCTTATCGTGTCAGTCAAGCGCCACCAGACTCGATTCTACCCGACTGATCCCCAGCAAACGCACGTCAGGTCGAAGAGCCCCAAGGAGGGCACCGTTGTTGACCGCGGAGTGACCAATGTGCGATACTGGgacttcttcctccaagCCCACGCCTCGCTGCAGGGCACCGCTCGTCCGGCCCACTACACGGTGTTGATCGATGAGATTTTCCGGCCTTCATATGGTGCTCAGGCGGCGAACAACCTCGAGCAAGTAACGCATGATATGTGTTACCTGTATGGTCGGGCCACGAAGGCAGTTAGTATCTGCCCCCCGGCGTTCTACGCAGACTTGGTCTGTGATCGGGCTCGGATCCATAAGCACGAGCTTTTCGATGACTCCAGCACCATTGCCTCCGGGGCACGAAACACGGTTGGAAGCAGGAAGGTGCACCCGAGCTTGGAGAATTCCATGTACTACATTTGA
- the ppk32 gene encoding Protein kinase domain-containing protein ppk32 (BUSCO:EOG09261YGB; EggNog:ENOG503NWRD; COG:T) yields the protein MFANALKSIGASSNINTNYSISSTLTATAGPWKIYSAKRKATGKEYSVFVFDKKTLDAGNNGLGGRQSASSQKRVVEEVVERLKKEASSLARLRHPGVLELVEPVEETRGGGLQFVAEPVTASLSGLLQEKDDQERGGGFGGRSSRYVTEDANGTRRRRELEIDELEIQKGLLQVSKALEFLHDNAGLVHGNLTPDAILVNAKSDWKLSGLAFCSPPEPSTIPTTIQPIILGEVLNPDPRIPRTVQLNLDYASPDFVLDNNLTTFADMFSLGLLCIALYNSPHRSPIECNTSISAYKRVFQSSQSVPTATNNYLSSRPLPKELGQHVLPRLLTRRPAQRMTAKEFQESEYFNNVLISTIRFLEGFPAKTPNEKQQFLRGLIKVLPNFPKAVMEKKLLPALLEELKDKELISLILHNAFKIVGLLPAGRRAFNEKVRPKLKEIFVTNAKQPQEKDANRDAGLMIVIEQLSVIASNCNGKEFKDDILPIFYTALESPTPSLINAALTSLPVVLPVLDFSTIKGELFPVIATIFSKTNSLAIKVRGLEAFVTLCGGTGSGDDGLDGLATEQKKATSSTALDKFTMQEKIIPLIKAIKTREPAVMMAALNVLKVVGRVADGDFVALEMLPLLWSMSLNPQLNLREFQAFMELIKSLSSRVEDEQTKKLQELTGGAVTSPGLKDDFLSFGAIAGSSLEANGTSETDFEALVKGRASTTNTNPLDSWDTKPSAASSSSVRNSTPTPTFSWSTPPVSSPVATSHLKAQTGGFRTVTPDLAAIQPMAPTITQFSQPLQPQSNTTSTQPQPQPASFNWSGASSATTPSNIWATPSASAQPTSNVWASSTTQPNPNAWASQPSTSAFSSLSLNQQQQQRPQPTTSSSFALPPPPGAPSASSGNSGFSLPRPPGTSFTTSGLGGTSNMNSLASLGVANRTGTGMGMSMNSMMGGMSQQQKPPQQQPKGGLDKYESLL from the exons ATGTTCGCCAACGCTTTGAAATCGATAGGCGCCTCCAGcaatatcaacaccaactATTCGATTTCCTCCACCTTGACAGCCACCGCTGGGCCATGGAAGATCTATTCGGCGAAACGAAAGGCCACGGGCAAAGAATATTCCGTCTTTGTATTCGATAAAAAGACCCTCGATGCAGGAAACAatggtttgggagggagacaGTCGGCTTCGTCGCAAAAGagagtggtggaggaggtggtggaaaggctgaagaaggaggcaTCATCTCTGGCGAGGCTACGGCATCCGGGAGTGCTAGAATTGGTCGAACCGGTCGAAGAAacgaggggaggaggactgCAATTTGTCGCCGAGCCTGTGACGGCCTCGCTCTCGGGTCTTTTGCAAGAAAAGGATGACCAGGAACGGGgcggagggtttggaggcAGGTCGAGCCGATATGTTACCGAGGACGCGAACGGCAcacggcgacggcgagagCTCGAGATTGACGAACTAGAAATCCAAAAGGGTCTGCTGCAAGTCAGTAAGGCACTGGAGTTCTTGCACGACAACGCCGGGCTAGTACATGGAAATCTGACGCCGGATGCCATTTTAGTCAATGCAAAATCGGATTGGAAGCTGAGCGGCCTGGCGTTCTGCAGCCCCCCAGAGCCATCAACGATCCCCACGACTATTCAACCGATCATCCTGGGCGAGGTCTTGAATCCAGATCCTAGAATACCAAGGACTGTACAGCTGAATCTGGATTACGCATCGCCAGATTTCGTCCTGGATAACAACCTGACGACCTTTGCCGATATGTTTTCTCTGGGCCTGCTCTGTATCGCCTTGTACAACTCCCCACACCGGTCGCCAATCGAGTGCAATACCAGTATCTCAGCTTATAAGCGGGTGTTCCAATCGTCACAAAGCGTCCCAACCGCTACCAACAACTACCTGTCCTCCCGGCCATTACCCAAGGAACTCGGTCAACATGTGCTACCCAGACTGCTTACACGCCGGCCGGCCCAACGCATGACAGCGAAGGAGTTCCAAGAGAGCGAATACTTCAACAACGTCCTCATCTCTACCATCCGCTTCCTCGAGGGCTTCCCCGCCAAGACGCCCAATGAGAAGCAGCAATTCCTGAGAGGGCTGATCAAAGTGCTTCCGAACTTTCCAAAGGCTGTCATGGAAAAGAAGCTTCTACCGGCCCTcctggaggagctgaaggatAAGGAGCTGATATCGTTAATCCTCCACAACGCCTTCAAGATTGTCGGTCTTCTTCcagcggggaggagggctttCAACGAAAAAGTCAGACCTAAATTGAAGGAAATCTTTGTTACCAACGCCAAACAACCTCAGGAAAAGGATGCCAATCGTGATGCCGGTTTGATGATTGTCATCGAGCAGCTGTCTGTTATAGCTAGCAACTGCAATGGGAAGGAGTTCAAGGATG ATATCCTACCCATATTTTACACGGCCCTCGAATCACCCACCCCGTCCCTGATCAACGCCGCCCTGACCAGTTTACCAGTGGTCCTGCCTGTGTTGGACTTCAGCACCATCAAGGGAGAGCTTTTTCCAGTCATTGCTACAATTTTCAGTAAAACCAACAGTctggccatcaaggtccGTGGTTTAGAAGCCTTTGTCACACTTTGTGGAGGTACTGGCAGCGGTGACGATGGCTTGGACGGGCTCGCTACAGaacagaagaaggccacATCCTCCACGGCCCTCGACAAGTTCACCATGCAAGAAAAAATCATTCCTCTAATCAAGGCCATTAAAACCAGGGAACCAGCCGTCATGATGGCTGCCCTGAACGTTCTGAAGGTCGTCGGCAGGGTGGCTGATGGGGATTTCGTGGCACTGGAGATGCTTCCACTGCTTTGGAGCATGTCGTTGAACCCTCAGTTGAACTTGCGGGAATTCCAGGCCTTCATGGAGCTTATCAAATCACTATCAAGCAGAGTGGAGGACGAACAGACAAAGAAACTACAAGAGCTCACCGGCGGCGCTGTCACATCGCCCGGCCTCAAGGACGATTTTCTGTCGTTTGGGGCGATTGCGGGGTCTTCTCTTGAGGCGAACGGGACATCGGAGACGGATTTTGAGGCGCTGGTCAAAGGCAGGGCAAGTAcgaccaacaccaacccactGGACAGCTGGGACACGAAGCCATCAGCAGCGTCTTCCTCCAGTGTGAGAAATTCCACACCCACGCCCACGTTTTCTTGGTCTACACCACCGGTATCCTCACCGGTAGCCACCTCACACCTCAAAGCTCAGACCGGAGGCTTCAGAACGGTAACCCCAGACCTAGCGGCCATCCAGCCCATGGCCCCAACAATCACCCAGTTCTCACAGCCTTTGCAACCACAATCGAACACAACATCAacgcagccgcagccgcagccggCGTCATTCAACTGGTCCGGTGCCAGCAGCGCAACCACGCCCAGTAATATCTGGGCGACCCCCTCCGCCAGTGCCCAACCCACTTCCAATGTATGGGCATCATCTACAACCCAGCCCAATCCGAATGCCTGGGCCTCTCAACCATCCACGTCGGCCTTTAGTTCTCTAAGCTTgaatcagcagcagcaacagcgtccgcagccaacaacatcctcttCTTTCGCCCTGCCTCCGCCACCTGGCGCGCCTAGCGCTAGCTCGGGAAATTCGGGCTTCAGTCTGCCCCGGCCACCAGGAACATCCTTCACGACTTCAGGCCTGGGCGGAACGAGCAATATGAATAGTCTGGCATCACTTGGGGTTGCCAACAGGACCGGCACAGGCATGGGAATGAGCATGAACAGCATGATGGGAGGCATgagccagcagcagaaaccgcctcaacagcagccgaaggggggtttggatAAGTATGAAAGCCTATTGTAG